The Pseudomonas asiatica sequence GAAGTGGTACAGGTGGCCGCTGCACACTCGCTGGCGTCGGGCTTTTTCCCGCGTTGGGTGGCCCAGTTGCGCAACGATGGTTTGAACATCGCCACCCGCCTGGTTGCGACCAACGTCGGAGATGCCGTGCATGCATTGCGTGAAGGTGGCTGCGACCTGATGCTGGCCTTCTATGACCCGGATGCCGCCTTGCAGATGGATGCCGAAATCTTCCCGTCGCTGCACATGGGCACCACTGAAATGTTGCCGGTGTGCGCCGTGGATGCCGACGGCAAGCCGTTGTTCGACCTGGAAGGCGAGGGCAGTGTGCCGCTGCTGGCGTATACCGCCGGCGCTTTCCTCGGTCGGTCGGTCAATTTGCTGCTGCGCCAGCGAAACCTGCGCTATACCACCGTCTACGAAACCGCCATGGCCGACAGCCTCAAGAGCATGGCGTTGGAGGGCATGGGCATCGCCTGGGTGCCGCGCCTGTCGATGCGTGGCGAACTGGAGCGGGGCGAACTGGCGATCTGCGGCGGCAGCCAGTGGCATGTGCCACTGGAAATTCGTCTGTACCGCTGCGCACTGGTGCGCAAGGCCAACGTCCGCTTGTTGTGGCGCAAGCTTGAGTCGTCAGGCGCACAAGGTGAGGCTTCAGTTTGAGTTGTATTTCAAGTAGTCCGCGATATTCGCGCGATTCTTGTCGCTGTAGCGGTAGCAATTGGATCGGGCCGGTACACGGGGGTGGGTGTACGTTTCACACACCCAGCCATTGAATTTCAGTTCGGCATCTTCGTGCGTGGCGCCTAGCAAATGACCGATTTCATGGGCTGGAGCACCGTATGCACCTGCCGACGCAATAGCCGTGTTTTGCTTCTGATAGGCAAGGCCGGCGTTATAGTTCAGACCGCTGTGATCATAGCTGTTGCGCGTCAGCAGCAGCTGTTTATCCATAAAGGAAAAGGATGGGTGGCGCTGTTGTTCATGCAGTTGCCGGGTGAAGGCCTCGAGTAGTTGAGCGGACGGCATTCCTGCATAAGCAATATCGGTAATGTGTTCTACCTCGCGTTGAAATATGACCTCGATGGACTGTTGGCTGAAACTGCGCATCTCGTCCAGCCAATGCTGAAAGAAGTCCTTGTTCAATTGTTCATTGCTCATGTCGGCAAGGTCGTCGTGAACATAGACGGTGACGGTAAGCGAGCGGGCAGCAGTAGCAGCTGGCAGTTGCAAGCTGAGCACCAGGCCACACGAAAGCGCGAAGAGGCGTGAAACACTCATATGTACGTACCTGAGTTTTCGAGATCGGGGATACAAGCGTCTGGTATTCGTCGACCCAGAGGCGGCAGGAAAAAGTTGTCCTGCGAGACAGCTTGCCCTTTGATCCGACATGTGCTTGCGGGGGTGGGCGCAGGGCCTTGAAATACGCTACAATCCCGCGCCTTCGGCCGACCTGGTCGATTTAGAATCCGTATGACAAGCCACGCCGGCCCACCTGCGTGGCTTGTTGCTTTTAGCGCGCCAGAAGGCGCTTGCAGGAGAGGCTCGACGATGAGTGCACTGGTTGGCGTGATCATGGGCTCCAAGTCAGATTGGTCCACCCTTAGCCACACCGCCGATATGCTGGAAAAACTCGGCATTCCCTACGAGGTGAAGGTGGTTTCCGCCCACCGTACCCCGGATCTGCTGTTCCAGTATGCCGAGGAGGCTGAGGGTCGTGGCATCGAGGTGATCATCGCCGGTGCCGGTGGCGCTGCCCACCTGCCAGGCATGTGCGCCGCCAAGACCCACCTGCCGGTGCTGGGTGTGCCCGTACAATCGTCGATGCTGTCGGGTGTCGATTCGCTGCTGTCGATCGTGCAGATGCCAGCCGGCGTGCCGGTTGCCACCCTGGCCATCGGTCGTGCCGGTGCGGTCAACGCCGCGCTGCTGTCGGCCAGCATCCTCGGTGCCAAGTACCCGCAGTACCACGCGGCGCTCAAGCAGTTCCGCACGGAACAGACCGACACCGTGCTGGACAACCCAGACCCGCGCCAGGCTTGAGGCTCAACCCATGAAGATCGGTGTAATCGGTGGCGGCCAGCTGGGCCGCATGCTGGCCCTGGCGGGTACCCCGCTGGGCATGAACTTCGCCTTCCTCGACCCGGCGCCGGACGCCTGTGCTGCGCCGCTGGGCGAGCACCTGCGTGCCGACTACGGCGACCAGGACCACCTGCGCCAGCTGGCCGACGAAGTCGACCTGGTCACCTTCGAGTTCGAAAGCGTCCCGGCCGAGACCGTGGCCTTCCTCTCGCAGTTCGTGCCGGTGTACCCCAGCGCCGAAGCTCTGCGCATCGCCCGTGACCGCCTGTTCGAGAAGAGCATGTTCCGCGACCTGGGTATCCCTACCCCGGCCTTCGCCGACATCCTCTCGCAGGCCGACCTGGACGCCGCGGTGGCCAGCATCGGCCTGCCGGCCGTGCTGAAAACCCGCACCCTGGGTTACGACGGCAAGGGCCAGAAGGTGCTGCGCACGCCTGAGGACGTGGTCGGTACCTTTGCCGAGCTGGGCAGCGTACCTTGCCTGCTGGAAGGCTTTGTGCCGTTCACCGGCGAAGTGTCGCTGGTGGCCGTGCGTGCCCGTGATGGCGAAACCCGCTTCTACCCTCTGGTGCACAACACCCACGAAAGCGGCATCCTGCGCCTGTCGGTCGCCAGCCAGGCGCACCCGCTACAGGCCCTGGCCGAAGACTACGTGGGCCGCGTGCTCAAGCAACTGGACTATGTGGGCGTGATGGCCTTCGAGTTCTTCGAAGTCGGCGGCGGCCTGAAGGCCAACGAAATCGCCCCGCGCGTGCACAACTCCGGGCACTGGACCATCGAAGGCGCCGAGTGCAGCCAGTTCGAGAACCATCTGCGTGCCGTCGCCGGCCTGCCGCTGGGCTCGACCGCCAAGGTCGGCGAGAGCGCGATGCTCAATTTCATCGGTGAAGTGCCGGCGGTGGAAAAGGTCGTCGCCATCGGTGACTGCCACCTGCATCACTACGGCAAGGCGTTCAAGGCCGGTCGCAAGGTTGGCCACGCCACCCTGCGCTGCCACGACATGGCCACCCTCGAGCGCAAGATTGCCGAAGTAGAAGCCCTGATCGGCAACTGATCGAACTTCTACCAGCGGCTTGCCCTCTGAAATGGCAACGAGCCAAAGCGCTGTCTAGGCTTTGGCTTGTTCCATCTTCACTGCAGAGGGATTGCCATGGGTATCATTGGAACCATCTTCATCGGCCTCATCGTTGGCCTGCTGGCCCGCTTCATCAAGCCGGGCGACGACAGCATGGGCTGGATCATGACCATCCTGCTGGGGGTTGCCGGCTCCCTGCTGGCCACCTACGGCGGTCAGGCGCTGGGCATCTATCAGGCCGGGCAGGCTGCGGGATTCCTTGGCGCGCTGGTCGGTGCCGTGATCCTTCTGGTGATTTACGGATTCATCAAGAAGCGCTGATTAGTGGTTAGAATGCCCGGCAATTCACTGGAGTTGCCGAGCATTTTCATGCGTGCCTTTTTCCTCGTCTCACTGTTGTTGGCCAGCACCCTGGCCCATGCCGAACTGCCTGAAACCGACTGGCTGGAGCTGATGCCCGAGTCTGACCAGCAGGCGCTCGAGCAAATGCCCGAAATCGACCACAACTCGCCGGAAGCCATGGGTACCTTTACTGACAAGGGCGGCCTGAAGCAGAACAAGGGCCTGCCGGCGGTGATGTACTCGACCAAGACTGTGGCGGCCATGAATGGCAAGGATATTCGCCTTGGGGGCTACCCGGTACCGCTGGAGAGCGATGCCAAGGGCAACAGCACGCTGTTCTTCCTGGTGCCGTACCCAGGCGCGTGCATCCATGTGCCGCCGCCACCGCCGAACCAGCTGGTGCTGGTGCGCTACCCGAAGGGTCTGAAGATCGATGATATCTACACACCGCTGTGGGTCAGCGGCAAGCTGAAGGTGGAGAAGGTCAGCAATGACCTGGCCGATGCGGCCTATGCGCTGGATGCCGGGAAGGTGAGGGTGGTGGAGGACGCAGACCTCTGATTGCCTGCACCGGCGCTTTCGCAGGTTTACCCGCGAAGGGGCCCGAACAGGCACTGCAAGACTCAGATCATTTCACAGCCAATCCTGACCCCCAGCGAGCTGCTGCCCCCAGGCTTCAATTCCACCAGGTCATCCCACACATTCGCCGTCTCGATGCACAGCATCCGCTGCCCCCCATCGTCGGCCATGTCCGGCAGTTCCCTGGCCCGTTCAGTCCAAGGGTTCCAGAT is a genomic window containing:
- a CDS encoding LysR substrate-binding domain-containing protein, encoding MNLESKWLEDFSALAATRSFSQAAERRFVTQPAFSRRIRSLEAALGLQLVNRSRTPIELTEAGQLFLVTARTVVDQLSEILRHLHHLEGGQGEVVQVAAAHSLASGFFPRWVAQLRNDGLNIATRLVATNVGDAVHALREGGCDLMLAFYDPDAALQMDAEIFPSLHMGTTEMLPVCAVDADGKPLFDLEGEGSVPLLAYTAGAFLGRSVNLLLRQRNLRYTTVYETAMADSLKSMALEGMGIAWVPRLSMRGELERGELAICGGSQWHVPLEIRLYRCALVRKANVRLLWRKLESSGAQGEASV
- a CDS encoding zinc metalloprotease codes for the protein MSVSRLFALSCGLVLSLQLPAATAARSLTVTVYVHDDLADMSNEQLNKDFFQHWLDEMRSFSQQSIEVIFQREVEHITDIAYAGMPSAQLLEAFTRQLHEQQRHPSFSFMDKQLLLTRNSYDHSGLNYNAGLAYQKQNTAIASAGAYGAPAHEIGHLLGATHEDAELKFNGWVCETYTHPRVPARSNCYRYSDKNRANIADYLKYNSN
- the purE gene encoding 5-(carboxyamino)imidazole ribonucleotide mutase, which encodes MSALVGVIMGSKSDWSTLSHTADMLEKLGIPYEVKVVSAHRTPDLLFQYAEEAEGRGIEVIIAGAGGAAHLPGMCAAKTHLPVLGVPVQSSMLSGVDSLLSIVQMPAGVPVATLAIGRAGAVNAALLSASILGAKYPQYHAALKQFRTEQTDTVLDNPDPRQA
- a CDS encoding 5-(carboxyamino)imidazole ribonucleotide synthase codes for the protein MKIGVIGGGQLGRMLALAGTPLGMNFAFLDPAPDACAAPLGEHLRADYGDQDHLRQLADEVDLVTFEFESVPAETVAFLSQFVPVYPSAEALRIARDRLFEKSMFRDLGIPTPAFADILSQADLDAAVASIGLPAVLKTRTLGYDGKGQKVLRTPEDVVGTFAELGSVPCLLEGFVPFTGEVSLVAVRARDGETRFYPLVHNTHESGILRLSVASQAHPLQALAEDYVGRVLKQLDYVGVMAFEFFEVGGGLKANEIAPRVHNSGHWTIEGAECSQFENHLRAVAGLPLGSTAKVGESAMLNFIGEVPAVEKVVAIGDCHLHHYGKAFKAGRKVGHATLRCHDMATLERKIAEVEALIGN
- a CDS encoding GlsB/YeaQ/YmgE family stress response membrane protein is translated as MGIIGTIFIGLIVGLLARFIKPGDDSMGWIMTILLGVAGSLLATYGGQALGIYQAGQAAGFLGALVGAVILLVIYGFIKKR
- a CDS encoding DUF3299 domain-containing protein, translating into MRAFFLVSLLLASTLAHAELPETDWLELMPESDQQALEQMPEIDHNSPEAMGTFTDKGGLKQNKGLPAVMYSTKTVAAMNGKDIRLGGYPVPLESDAKGNSTLFFLVPYPGACIHVPPPPPNQLVLVRYPKGLKIDDIYTPLWVSGKLKVEKVSNDLADAAYALDAGKVRVVEDADL